The Macaca nemestrina isolate mMacNem1 chromosome 6, mMacNem.hap1, whole genome shotgun sequence genome window below encodes:
- the LOC105483961 gene encoding E3 ubiquitin-protein ligase TRIM41 isoform X1, which produces MRSPRSIGADLHSEPPEGLGGGAQHCPLPSQRRGCRLGVGNTVWRGGLAGGHLSGCPWGEVWRGRAGGGAGSPGRRWGRPPPLAPPPHLYTGWLDTKMAAVAMTPNPVQTLQEEAVCAICLDYFTDPVSIGCGHNFCRVCVTQLWGGEDEEDRDELDREEEEEDGEEEEVEAVGAGAGWDTPMRDEDYEGDMEEEVEEEEEGVFWTSGMSRSSWDNMDYVWEEEDEEEDLDYYLGDMEEDLRGEDEEDEEEVLEEDEEEDLDPVTPLPPPPAPRRCFTCPQCRKSFPRRSFRPNLQLANMVQVIRQMHPTPGRGSRVSDQGICPKHQEALKLFCEVDEEAICVVCRESRSHKQHSVVPLEEVVQEYKAKLQGHVEPLRKHLEAVQKMKAKEERRMTELKSQMKSELAAVASEFGRLTRFLAEEQAGLERRLREMHEAQLGRAGAAASRLAEQAAQLSRLLAEAQERSQQGGLRLLQDIKETFNRCEEVQLQPPEVWSPDPCQPHSHDFLTDAIVRKMSRMFCQAARVDLTLDPDTAHPALMLSPDRRGVRLAERRQEVADHPKRFSADCCVLGAQGFRSGRHYWEVEVGGRRGWAVGAARESTHHKEKVGPGGSSVGSGDASSSRHHHRRRRLHLPQQPLLQREVWCVGTNGKRYQAQSSTEQTLLSPSEKPRRFGVYLDYEAGRLGFYNAETLAHVHTFSAAFLGERVFPFFRVLSKGTRIKLCP; this is translated from the exons ATGAGGAGTCCAAGGAGCATAGGGGCAGATTTGCACTCAGAGCCACCTGAGGGACTTGGCGGTGGTGCCCAGCACTGTCCCCTCCCCTCGCAGAGACGCGGTTGTCGTTTGGGAGTAGGGAACACTGTGTGGCGGGGTGGGTTGGCGGGAGGAcatctctctggctgcccttggggcgaggtgtggaggggcagggctgggggtggagCCGGGTCGCCAGGGCGTCGGTGGGGAAGACCCCCGCCCCTCGCCCCCCCACCGCACCTCTACACTGGCTGGCTGGACACTAAGATGGCTGCCGTTGCCATGACACCCAACCCTGTGCAGACCCTTCAGGAGGAGGCGGTGTGCGCCATCTGCCTCGATTACTTCACGGACCCCGTGTCCATCGGCTGCGGGCACAACTTCTGCCGAGTTTGTGTAACCcagttgtggggtggggaggatgaggaggacaGAGATGAGTTAGatcgggaggaggaggaggaggacggggaggaggaggaagtggaggctgtGGGGGCTGGCGCGGGGTGGGACACCCCCATGCGGGATGAAGACTACGAGGGTGACATGGAGGAGGAGGtcgaggaggaagaagagggtgTGTTCTGGACCAGTGGCATGAGCAGGTCCAGCTGGGACAACATGGACTATGtgtgggaggaggaggacgaAGAAGAAGACCTGGACTACTACCTGGGGGACATGGAGGAGGACCTGAggggggaggatgaggaggacgaggaggaagtgctggaggaggatgaggaagaggatCTAGACCCCGTCACCCCACTGCCCCCGCCTCCAGCCCCTCGGAGGTGCTTCACATGCCCCCAGTGCCGAAAGAGCTTTCCTCGGCGGAGCTTCCGCCCCAACCTGCAGCTGGCCAATATGGTCCAGGTGATTCGGCAGATGCACCCAACCCCTGGTCGAGGGAGCCGTGTGAGTGATCAGGGCATCTGTCCCAAACACCAAGAAGCCCTGAAGCTCTTCTGCGAGGTAGACGAAGAGGCCATCTGTGTGGTGTGCCGAGAATCCAGGAGCCACAAACAGCACAGCGTGGTGCCATTGGAGGAGGTGGTGCAGGAGTACAAG GCCAAACTGCAGGGGCACGTGGAGCCGCTGAGGAAGCACCTGGAGGCTGTGCAGAAGATGAAAGCCAAGGAGGAGAGGCGAATGACGGAACTGAAG AGCCAGATGAAGTCAGAGCTGGCAGCGGTGGCCTCCGAGTTTGGGCGGCTGACACGGTTTCTGGCTGAAGAGCAGGCAGGGCTGGAACGGCGTCTCCGAGAGATGCATGAAGCCCAGCTGGGGCGTGCGGGAGCCGCGGCCAGTCGCCTTGCAGAGCAGGCTGCCCAGCTCAGCCGCCTGCTGGCCGAGGCCCAGGAGCGGAGCCAGCAGGGGGGTCTCCGGCTGCTCCAG GACATCAAGGAGACTTTCAATAG GTGTGAAGAGGTACAGCTGCAGCCCCCAGAGGTCTGGTCCCCTGACCCGTGCCAACCCCATAGCCATGACTTCCTGACAGATGCCATCGTGAGGAAAATGAGCCGGATGTTCTGTCAGGCTGCGAGAG tggacctgacgctggaccctGACACGGCTCACCCGGCCCTGATGCTGTCCCCTGACCGCCGGGGGGTCCGCCTGGCAGAGCGGCGGCAGGAGGTTGCTGACCATCCCAAGCGCTTCTCGGCCGACTGCTGCGTACTGGGGGCCCAGGGCTTCCGCTCTGGCCGGCACtactgggaggtagaggtgggcgGGCGGCGGGGCTGGGCGGTGGGCGCTGCCCGTGAATCCACCCATCATAAGGAAAAGGTGGGCCCTGGGGGTTCCTCCGTGGGCAGCGGGGATGCCAGCTCCTCACGCCACCACCATCGCCGCCGCCGGCTCCACCTGCCCCAGCAGCCTCTGCTCCAGCGGGAGGTGTGGTGCGTGGGCACCAACGGCAAACGCTACCAGGCCCAGAGCTCGACAGAACAGACGCTGCTGAGCCCCAGTGAGAAGCCACGGCGCTTTGGCGTGTACCTGGACTATGAAGCGGGGCGCCTGGGCTTCTACAACGCAGAGACTCTGGCCCACGTGCACACCTTCTCGGCTGCCTTCCTGGGCGAGCGTGTCTTTCCTTTCTTCCGGGTGCTCTCCAAGGGCACCCGCATCAAGCTCTGCCCTTGA